One Psychrobacillus glaciei genomic region harbors:
- a CDS encoding exonuclease SbcCD subunit D translates to MKFFHTADWHLGKLVQGVYMTEEQRFVLNQFLEAIDTEKPDAIIISGDLYDRAVPPTEAVNLLDELLAEIVLKRHTPVLSIAGNHDSPGRLNFGSMLMKETGLHIVGQLTKELKPVILQDEFGEVHFHLIPYADPSQVRHLFDDETVTSHQEAMRKIVEEIEKELDSTKRHVFVGHAFVTPRGEQEDNTSESERPLAIGGAEYVDAALFKRFHYTALGHLHQAHYVLNETIQYAGSPLKYSISEEHHKKGFYIVQLDQGGNITLEKRLLKPNRDMRTIEGYMQDILQNTTISEDFVFVKLLDETPILSPMEQIRTVYPNAMHVERKVFQPITLSREKGQIGRSKTDDFTLFQAFYTEISGKAPSEETEKLFKEVLQSLMMEEREGGIKA, encoded by the coding sequence TTGAAATTTTTTCATACCGCAGATTGGCATTTAGGAAAACTTGTGCAAGGCGTCTACATGACGGAAGAACAGAGATTTGTTTTAAATCAATTTCTAGAAGCAATCGATACCGAAAAGCCGGATGCAATTATCATTTCCGGAGATTTGTATGATCGTGCTGTTCCTCCAACAGAAGCTGTCAATTTATTAGATGAGCTGCTCGCTGAAATTGTCTTAAAACGACATACACCTGTATTAAGTATTGCAGGAAATCACGATAGCCCGGGCCGTCTAAACTTTGGAAGTATGCTAATGAAAGAAACAGGCCTACATATAGTAGGTCAATTAACTAAAGAGTTAAAACCAGTTATATTACAGGATGAATTTGGAGAAGTACATTTTCATTTAATTCCTTACGCAGATCCATCCCAAGTACGCCACCTGTTTGATGATGAAACAGTAACTAGTCACCAAGAAGCAATGAGAAAAATTGTAGAGGAAATCGAAAAGGAGCTAGATTCCACGAAAAGGCATGTGTTTGTTGGGCATGCATTTGTCACTCCGCGTGGTGAGCAGGAGGATAACACGAGTGAATCGGAGCGACCACTTGCTATTGGTGGAGCCGAATATGTAGATGCTGCACTGTTCAAACGTTTTCACTACACGGCCCTTGGACATCTTCATCAAGCACATTATGTATTGAATGAAACGATTCAATATGCAGGATCTCCATTGAAATATTCCATTTCTGAAGAACATCATAAAAAAGGATTTTATATTGTTCAATTAGATCAGGGGGGCAATATCACACTTGAAAAAAGATTACTTAAACCTAACCGTGATATGCGAACAATAGAAGGGTATATGCAAGATATTTTACAAAATACCACCATAAGCGAAGATTTTGTATTTGTTAAGCTACTTGATGAAACACCCATCTTATCTCCTATGGAACAAATTCGGACGGTGTACCCCAATGCCATGCACGTAGAACGGAAGGTATTTCAGCCTATTACATTATCTAGGGAAAAGGGACAAATAGGTCGCAGCAAAACAGATGATTTTACATTGTTTCAAGCATTTTATACAGAGATAAGCGGAAAAGCGCCATCGGAAGAGACGGAAAAGCTATTTAAAGAAGTGCTTCAAAGTCTAATGATGGAAGAACGCGAAGGAGGGATCAAAGCATGA